One genomic window of uncultured Erythrobacter sp. includes the following:
- a CDS encoding WecB/TagA/CpsF family glycosyltransferase: MDDHPAPIFGLSFSSMSAKAVAAHILQSGQLDRQASQVLVTPNIQHVAEMGRSEGFKEAMHSADLVVCDGFPVAILGRARGLSRLRRVTGREVVHRILSDERALLNQRVFFIVDSSQTRDGLYQWRTSLNVECDISVDVAPAKFASGSQYAKQLIDKISAFRPSLVFVCLGAPESEIFASQCKTQLHGSWILCVGQSLRVFVGLSPKPPAVVELLCLEWLWRIGHEPVRLLPRYASASWRFLGCVVRELRQ, translated from the coding sequence GTGGATGACCACCCTGCCCCGATATTCGGCCTTTCTTTCAGCTCCATGAGCGCGAAGGCGGTCGCTGCGCATATATTACAATCAGGCCAGCTGGATCGTCAGGCGTCCCAGGTACTTGTCACCCCCAATATCCAGCACGTTGCCGAGATGGGGAGATCGGAAGGGTTCAAGGAGGCCATGCACTCGGCTGATTTGGTCGTCTGCGATGGATTTCCGGTGGCAATTCTCGGGCGAGCGCGAGGTCTTTCGCGGCTGAGACGGGTGACAGGCCGGGAGGTCGTGCATCGCATTCTGTCGGACGAAAGAGCGCTCTTGAACCAACGCGTGTTCTTTATCGTCGATTCCAGTCAGACAAGAGACGGCCTGTATCAGTGGCGAACATCCCTCAACGTAGAGTGTGATATCAGCGTCGATGTTGCGCCCGCAAAATTTGCAAGCGGTTCACAATACGCGAAGCAGCTGATCGACAAGATATCAGCATTCAGGCCGTCCCTGGTGTTCGTGTGTTTGGGAGCGCCGGAGAGCGAAATCTTCGCCTCCCAGTGCAAGACGCAGTTGCATGGGTCCTGGATATTGTGCGTGGGCCAGTCGCTGCGGGTATTCGTTGGTCTGTCTCCCAAGCCCCCAGCCGTGGTCGAGCTGCTGTGTCTGGAGTGGCTGTGGCGCATCGGACACGAACCCGTCAGATTACTTCCGAGATATGCGTCGGCTTCGTGGCGGTTCCTTGGCTGCGTGGTGCGAGAGCTTCGGCAGTAG
- a CDS encoding enoyl-CoA hydratase-related protein, translated as MLGKARRIEVSSYDTITVETDAQGTKGVTLMTLNRPKALNALNSVVLDELIQAFAAYQADDSQLCAILTGSGDKAFAAGADIKEMSDKAAADFYLDDFFSPWTSEIVKKTRKPWIAAVNGFALGGGCELAMMADFIIASDNAKFGQPEIKLGVAPGMGGSQRLTRAIGKSKSMEMCLTGRMMGAEEAERSNLVAKVVPHADLLAETLKTAGVIAGMPPMATIANKEMVNSAFEMTLDQGLIVERRIFQILTASEDKQEGMAAFIEKREGNWKGR; from the coding sequence ATGCTGGGGAAAGCGAGGAGAATTGAAGTGAGCAGTTACGACACAATCACCGTCGAAACCGACGCGCAGGGCACCAAGGGTGTGACGCTGATGACGCTCAACCGGCCCAAGGCTTTGAACGCACTCAACTCGGTCGTCCTCGATGAGCTGATACAGGCATTCGCCGCCTATCAGGCCGATGACAGCCAACTTTGCGCGATCCTGACCGGTTCGGGCGACAAGGCATTCGCGGCGGGTGCTGACATCAAAGAGATGTCCGACAAGGCCGCTGCCGATTTTTATCTCGACGATTTCTTCTCGCCGTGGACCAGCGAGATCGTGAAGAAGACCCGCAAGCCATGGATCGCGGCGGTCAACGGTTTTGCGCTAGGCGGCGGGTGCGAGCTGGCGATGATGGCCGACTTCATCATCGCCTCTGACAACGCAAAGTTTGGCCAGCCCGAGATCAAGCTCGGCGTCGCTCCCGGCATGGGCGGATCACAGCGCCTGACCCGCGCCATCGGCAAGTCGAAGTCGATGGAAATGTGCCTGACCGGTCGGATGATGGGCGCGGAAGAAGCGGAGCGCAGCAATCTCGTTGCCAAGGTCGTGCCGCATGCCGACCTGCTCGCCGAGACGCTCAAGACCGCTGGCGTCATCGCCGGAATGCCGCCGATGGCGACCATCGCGAACAAGGAAATGGTCAATTCCGCCTTCGAAATGACGCTGGATCAGGGCCTGATCGTGGAGCGCCGTATCTTCCAGATCCTCACCGCATCAGAGGATAAGCAGGAAGGCATGGCGGCATTCATCGAGAAGCGTGAGGGGAACTGGAAGGGACGGTGA
- the mmsB gene encoding 3-hydroxyisobutyrate dehydrogenase — MERKYHMKIAFIGLGNMGGGMAANLVKAGHEVRAFDLSEDALAAAKEAGCGTFGTAKEACAEAEAVVSMLPNGAIVKQVYWDDVIGHAPEGAIMLDCSTIDVATAREVIEVTEAHNYQMVDAPVSGGIAAANGGTLTFMVGGTEEAFKRAEPILNAMGKAVIHAGDAGAGQTAKICNNMLLAITMIGTAEAMKMAEKLGLDPQKFYEISSQSSGYNWSLNAYTPLPGVGVESPADNGYAGGFATPLMVKDLRLAMEAAETADAAVPLGSRAASLYEDFLGAGNEALDFSAIIKTY; from the coding sequence ATGGAGAGGAAATACCACATGAAAATCGCCTTTATCGGCCTTGGAAACATGGGCGGCGGCATGGCTGCCAACTTGGTAAAAGCGGGCCATGAGGTGCGCGCGTTCGACCTATCCGAAGACGCTCTGGCGGCGGCCAAAGAGGCTGGTTGCGGGACGTTCGGAACCGCCAAAGAAGCCTGCGCAGAGGCCGAAGCAGTGGTCTCGATGCTGCCCAATGGTGCGATCGTGAAGCAAGTCTACTGGGACGATGTGATCGGTCACGCTCCCGAAGGTGCGATCATGCTCGATTGCTCGACCATCGACGTGGCGACCGCGCGCGAAGTGATAGAAGTGACCGAGGCACACAATTATCAGATGGTCGATGCACCGGTTTCGGGAGGTATTGCGGCTGCAAATGGCGGGACCCTTACCTTTATGGTCGGCGGCACCGAAGAGGCGTTCAAACGCGCCGAACCGATACTCAACGCGATGGGCAAGGCCGTCATCCATGCAGGCGATGCCGGGGCCGGACAGACGGCCAAGATCTGCAACAACATGCTGCTTGCGATCACCATGATCGGAACCGCCGAAGCGATGAAGATGGCGGAGAAGCTGGGGCTCGATCCGCAAAAATTCTACGAAATCAGCTCACAAAGCTCTGGCTATAACTGGTCGCTCAACGCCTACACACCGCTGCCCGGTGTGGGTGTGGAGAGCCCGGCCGACAATGGTTATGCAGGCGGCTTTGCAACGCCCCTGATGGTGAAGGATTTGCGCCTCGCCATGGAAGCTGCCGAGACCGCCGATGCCGCCGTGCCGCTCGGTTCGCGCGCGGCTTCGCTCTATGAAGACTTTCTGGGCGCGGGCAACGAAGCGCTCGATTTCTCGGCGATCATCAAGACCTATTGA
- a CDS encoding VOC family protein, whose product MSAETLATVTLVVPDYDAGTEFYVGKLGFELIEDVALGDGKRWVVVGLAGGARLLLAKAANDAQAAAIGNQTGGRVSFFLETDNFAETHARFMAAGVEFLEEPRHEVYGIVAVFSDPFGNRWDLLERKETR is encoded by the coding sequence GTGAGCGCCGAGACTCTAGCGACTGTTACCCTCGTCGTACCCGACTACGACGCGGGGACCGAGTTCTATGTCGGCAAACTCGGCTTCGAGCTGATCGAAGACGTCGCTCTTGGCGACGGAAAGCGCTGGGTTGTGGTCGGTCTGGCTGGCGGCGCACGATTACTCCTCGCCAAAGCCGCAAACGACGCCCAAGCCGCCGCCATCGGTAATCAGACCGGTGGCCGGGTGAGCTTCTTCCTCGAAACCGATAATTTCGCCGAAACGCACGCCCGGTTTATGGCCGCAGGGGTGGAATTCCTCGAAGAACCGCGCCACGAGGTGTACGGCATAGTGGCAGTATTCAGCGACCCATTCGGCAATCGCTGGGACTTGCTCGAACGAAAAGAGACCCGATGA
- a CDS encoding enoyl-CoA hydratase/isomerase family protein: MTEDVLIRKNGPIGHISLNRPKALHALTLEMCHAMSAALSEWASDDEIAAIILDHAEGSRGFCAGGDIAFLRDSALNDGGVSGRKFFHDEYQLNHQLFTYPKPVVAFMDGITMGGGVGISQPAKFRVATENTRFAMPETGIGLFPDVGGGWYLSRLGGRLGQFLALTGARLDGSECQWTGLATHYVPSEMLDDLKARIIERPGRIAGILSEPVGTPPDARIEKNALRIAKHFASDSYEDILASLEAEIESNENGGAEWAQKERDTLGTKSPQTCKVALRQLAESAQLTDFADNMRMEYRIASRVLTRPDFAEGVRAVITDKTGDPKWDPATPEEVSEELIDSIFAPLPDNEEWTPL; this comes from the coding sequence ATGACTGAGGATGTCCTCATCCGAAAAAATGGCCCGATCGGGCACATCTCGCTAAACCGCCCCAAGGCGCTACACGCGCTGACGCTCGAAATGTGCCACGCGATGAGCGCCGCGCTGTCCGAATGGGCCAGTGACGATGAGATCGCCGCCATCATCCTTGACCACGCAGAAGGCTCGCGTGGATTTTGCGCAGGCGGCGATATCGCATTTCTGCGCGATTCTGCGCTCAACGATGGCGGTGTCTCGGGACGCAAGTTCTTCCACGACGAATACCAGCTCAACCATCAACTGTTCACCTATCCCAAGCCCGTGGTCGCCTTCATGGACGGGATAACGATGGGCGGCGGGGTCGGCATTTCGCAGCCCGCGAAATTCCGCGTCGCGACCGAGAACACGCGCTTCGCCATGCCCGAAACCGGGATCGGCTTGTTTCCTGATGTTGGCGGAGGATGGTATCTTTCGCGCCTTGGTGGACGGCTCGGGCAGTTCCTCGCACTCACCGGCGCACGGCTCGACGGTTCTGAGTGCCAGTGGACCGGGCTTGCGACGCATTATGTGCCTAGCGAGATGCTGGATGACCTGAAGGCGCGCATTATCGAGCGCCCGGGACGGATCGCCGGCATTCTGTCAGAGCCTGTTGGCACGCCGCCCGACGCACGGATCGAAAAGAACGCGCTGCGTATCGCCAAGCATTTCGCCAGCGACAGCTATGAAGATATCCTCGCCAGCCTCGAAGCGGAGATAGAGAGCAACGAAAACGGCGGAGCGGAGTGGGCGCAAAAGGAGCGCGATACGCTCGGCACCAAGAGCCCGCAGACCTGCAAGGTCGCGCTGCGCCAGCTGGCGGAGAGTGCGCAGCTGACCGACTTCGCCGACAATATGCGGATGGAATATCGCATCGCCAGCCGCGTGCTGACCCGGCCCGATTTCGCCGAGGGCGTGCGCGCAGTGATCACCGACAAGACGGGCGATCCCAAATGGGACCCGGCAACTCCTGAAGAGGTGAGCGAGGAGTTGATCGACAGCATCTTTGCTCCCCTGCCTGATAACGAGGAATGGACACCACTATGA
- a CDS encoding acyl-CoA dehydrogenase family protein, producing the protein MTGQFALTEDQLAIQEMAQRFTADNITPHAGEWDEKHIFPIDTIKQTAELGFGAIYVSEESGGIGLGRLEAALIMEAMAYGCPTTSAFISIHNMAAWMIDTFGGQDVKDHYLPDLVTMDKIASYCLTEPGSGSDAAGLKANARLDGDHYVLNGTKQFISGGGVNDVYVTMVRTGEHKTKGITCLVIDKDTPGVSFGAPEKKLGWNASPTAQVIFEDARVPIANLVGDEGEGFRFAMMGLDGGRLNIGACSLGGAQRCLDEAVAYTKDRKQFDQPIADFQNTQFMLADMATDLESARALLYLAAAKVTDNAPDKSRFSAMAKRLATDNGSKVVNDALQLFGGYGYLKDYPIERFWRDLRVHSILEGTNQVMRMIVGRDLLRQ; encoded by the coding sequence ATGACAGGACAATTTGCACTCACGGAAGACCAGCTCGCCATTCAAGAAATGGCGCAGCGCTTCACCGCCGACAACATCACCCCGCATGCCGGGGAATGGGACGAGAAACACATCTTCCCGATCGACACGATCAAGCAGACCGCCGAGCTTGGCTTTGGCGCGATCTATGTGTCTGAGGAAAGCGGCGGGATCGGACTTGGTCGGCTTGAGGCGGCGCTGATCATGGAGGCAATGGCCTATGGCTGCCCGACCACCAGCGCATTTATCTCAATCCACAATATGGCGGCGTGGATGATCGACACGTTTGGCGGCCAGGACGTGAAGGATCACTACCTTCCTGACCTCGTGACGATGGACAAAATCGCCAGCTATTGCCTCACCGAACCGGGCAGCGGATCGGACGCAGCGGGCCTGAAGGCCAATGCGCGGCTGGATGGCGATCACTACGTCCTCAACGGCACCAAGCAGTTCATCTCCGGCGGCGGCGTCAACGACGTCTATGTCACAATGGTCCGCACCGGCGAGCATAAAACCAAGGGCATCACCTGCCTCGTGATCGACAAGGACACGCCGGGCGTCAGCTTCGGCGCGCCCGAAAAGAAGCTGGGCTGGAACGCCTCCCCAACTGCGCAGGTGATTTTCGAAGACGCGCGTGTGCCAATCGCCAACCTCGTCGGCGATGAGGGTGAAGGATTCCGGTTCGCGATGATGGGGCTTGATGGGGGCCGCTTGAATATCGGCGCATGCTCGCTCGGCGGGGCGCAGCGCTGCCTCGACGAAGCGGTCGCCTACACCAAGGATCGCAAGCAGTTCGACCAGCCGATTGCCGACTTCCAGAACACCCAGTTCATGCTGGCCGATATGGCGACCGATCTGGAGAGCGCCCGAGCTCTGCTCTATCTTGCAGCGGCCAAGGTGACCGATAACGCACCCGACAAGTCGCGCTTCTCCGCGATGGCTAAGCGGCTGGCCACGGACAATGGCAGCAAGGTCGTCAACGACGCGCTGCAATTGTTCGGCGGCTACGGTTATCTGAAGGACTACCCGATCGAACGCTTCTGGCGCGACCTGCGCGTACACTCGATCCTTGAAGGGACCAATCAGGTGATGCGGATGATCGTGGGCCGGGATCTGCTGCGGCAGTGA
- a CDS encoding CoA-acylating methylmalonate-semialdehyde dehydrogenase: MRQVDHFLVGGSGGPAARTHQIWNPSTGEVQAEVPLGDAALLEQAVATAKKVQPAWAATNPQKRARVMFRFKELVEANMQSLAELLSSEHGKVVDDAKGDVQRGLEVIEYACGIPQVMKGEYTQGAGPGIDVYSTRQPLGIGAGITPFNFPAMIPMWMFGMACAAGNAFILKPSERDPSVPVRLAELFLEAGAPEGLLQVIHGDKEMVDAILDHADIPAISFVGSSDIAQYIYSRGAENGKRVQAFGGAKNHGIVMPDADLDQVVNDLAGAAFGSAGERCMALPVVVPVGEDTADRLREKLIPAINALRIGVSTDPDAHYGPVVTPEHKTRIEGWIDTAEQEGAEIVVDGRGYTLQGHENGFFVGPTLIDRVTPTMSSYQEEIFGPVLQIVRANDFEDAVRLPSEHQYGNGVAIFTRNGHAAREFASRVNVGMVGINVPIPVPVAYHSFGGWKRSGFGDIDQYGTEGLAFWTKNKKVTQRWPDGGGDGSNAFVIPTFG, translated from the coding sequence ATGCGTCAGGTCGATCACTTCCTAGTTGGCGGCTCAGGCGGGCCTGCTGCTCGCACGCACCAGATCTGGAACCCCTCGACCGGCGAAGTTCAGGCCGAGGTTCCGTTGGGCGATGCGGCGTTGCTGGAACAGGCAGTCGCCACAGCCAAGAAAGTCCAGCCCGCCTGGGCCGCAACCAACCCGCAGAAACGCGCCCGCGTGATGTTCCGCTTCAAGGAGCTGGTCGAGGCCAACATGCAGAGCCTCGCAGAATTGCTCAGCTCCGAGCATGGCAAGGTTGTCGATGACGCCAAGGGCGATGTGCAGCGCGGACTTGAAGTGATCGAATATGCTTGCGGGATTCCGCAAGTCATGAAGGGCGAATACACGCAAGGGGCAGGCCCCGGTATCGACGTCTATTCCACCCGCCAGCCGCTCGGCATCGGCGCGGGCATCACGCCGTTCAACTTCCCGGCGATGATCCCGATGTGGATGTTCGGCATGGCCTGCGCTGCGGGCAATGCCTTCATCCTGAAGCCATCCGAACGCGATCCCAGTGTTCCGGTGCGGCTCGCAGAGCTGTTCCTGGAAGCTGGAGCGCCAGAGGGCCTGCTGCAAGTGATCCACGGTGACAAGGAAATGGTCGATGCAATCCTCGACCACGCCGACATTCCGGCCATCAGCTTTGTCGGCTCATCCGACATCGCTCAGTACATTTATTCACGCGGGGCCGAAAACGGTAAGCGGGTGCAGGCGTTTGGCGGTGCGAAGAACCACGGTATCGTGATGCCGGACGCCGATCTCGACCAGGTGGTAAACGACCTCGCAGGTGCAGCCTTCGGTTCAGCCGGCGAGCGCTGCATGGCGCTGCCCGTGGTGGTCCCGGTCGGTGAGGACACGGCAGACCGGCTGCGCGAAAAGCTGATCCCAGCGATCAACGCGCTGCGCATCGGTGTCTCGACCGATCCAGACGCGCATTACGGCCCGGTGGTCACGCCCGAACACAAGACCCGGATCGAAGGCTGGATCGACACGGCCGAGCAGGAAGGCGCCGAGATCGTCGTCGATGGGCGCGGCTACACGCTTCAGGGGCACGAGAACGGATTCTTCGTCGGCCCGACACTGATCGACCGCGTAACCCCGACCATGAGCAGCTATCAGGAAGAAATCTTCGGACCGGTGCTCCAGATCGTGCGTGCCAACGACTTCGAGGACGCAGTACGGCTGCCAAGTGAGCACCAATACGGCAACGGCGTCGCAATCTTCACCCGCAATGGCCACGCCGCGCGCGAGTTCGCCAGCCGCGTGAATGTCGGCATGGTCGGCATCAATGTCCCCATCCCTGTGCCGGTCGCCTATCACTCTTTCGGAGGCTGGAAGCGTTCGGGCTTTGGCGACATCGACCAGTATGGCACGGAAGGCCTCGCGTTCTGGACCAAGAACAAGAAGGTCACCCAACGCTGGCCCGATGGCGGCGGAGACGGATCGAACGCGTTCGTGATCCCAACCTTCGGATAA
- a CDS encoding polysaccharide deacetylase family protein: MLRWLLTALALTLGAQLAAQDKRIALTFDDTPRHAGVLYSEDERAIRIIAALSEAEVEQAAFFLNPGKLAERPGGEARIAAYVAAGHVIANHTSNHSQLRDTDASDYIADIDAAAKWLDVRKGARAWFRFPYLDEGGRDKAKRDAIRAALAERGLINGYVTVDASDWFYDGALSTATRAGKPVDLEALKALFIESHIEAVRYYDALAQRALGRSPAHVLLLHESDLVALALPDLVAALRADGWTIITADDAYADALTDERPDVPFSQGTITEMIAWERGLPAPRWYARNDTKLAQAEFDARAIGKASSAIPARYLGVWDYEGGTCAPESDLRMAIRPRAITFYESVGKATDVRLDGEDVIVDLAMDGEGETWEQSLRLSLVGNGNEQRLHTSDASEPKTKDDLPRKRCQ, translated from the coding sequence ATGCTGCGCTGGCTGCTCACTGCACTTGCCCTGACACTCGGTGCGCAGCTCGCCGCGCAGGACAAACGCATCGCGCTCACCTTTGATGATACGCCGCGTCATGCGGGTGTGCTGTATTCCGAAGATGAGCGTGCGATCCGCATCATTGCAGCGCTCAGCGAAGCCGAGGTTGAGCAGGCGGCGTTCTTCCTCAATCCGGGCAAGCTGGCCGAGCGGCCCGGCGGCGAAGCGCGGATTGCGGCCTATGTCGCGGCGGGTCACGTGATCGCCAATCATACAAGCAACCATTCGCAACTGCGCGACACCGATGCGTCGGACTACATCGCCGATATCGATGCCGCGGCAAAGTGGCTCGACGTGCGCAAAGGCGCTCGCGCGTGGTTCCGTTTCCCCTATCTCGATGAAGGTGGCCGTGACAAAGCCAAGCGCGACGCGATCCGCGCTGCCTTGGCAGAGCGCGGACTGATCAACGGCTACGTCACCGTCGATGCCTCGGACTGGTTCTATGACGGCGCATTGAGCACAGCGACGCGCGCCGGAAAACCGGTTGATCTGGAGGCGTTGAAAGCGTTGTTCATCGAAAGCCACATCGAGGCCGTGCGTTACTACGACGCTTTGGCGCAAAGGGCACTGGGGCGCTCTCCTGCGCATGTCTTGCTGCTGCACGAAAGCGACCTTGTTGCGCTTGCCCTGCCCGATCTGGTTGCCGCGCTAAGAGCTGACGGCTGGACAATCATCACCGCCGATGATGCCTATGCCGATGCGCTGACGGATGAGCGCCCCGATGTCCCTTTCTCGCAGGGGACCATCACCGAAATGATCGCATGGGAGCGCGGCCTCCCTGCACCCCGCTGGTATGCTCGCAACGACACGAAGCTGGCGCAGGCAGAATTCGACGCAAGGGCAATCGGCAAAGCGTCCTCCGCGATCCCCGCGCGCTATCTTGGCGTGTGGGATTACGAGGGCGGCACCTGCGCCCCCGAAAGCGACTTGCGAATGGCGATCCGGCCGCGTGCAATCACCTTTTACGAAAGCGTCGGCAAGGCCACCGACGTCAGGCTGGATGGCGAGGATGTAATTGTCGATCTGGCAATGGATGGCGAAGGAGAGACTTGGGAGCAGTCGCTACGCCTGTCGCTGGTCGGCAACGGTAACGAGCAGCGATTGCACACATCGGATGCCAGCGAACCCAAGACAAAAGACGACCTTCCGCGAAAGCGCTGCCAATAA
- a CDS encoding glycoside hydrolase family 19 protein, with translation MKNAKRAQQRLKDRGYSLAVDGDFGPVSMATLMSFVGQKSSVSSLRKDLGKAAHAEFPKVDITSPLRIAHVLAQQSVETGGFSKMTESMNYSVRGLLLVFSRSRISEADANRLGRKSGEGALSVERQSAIANILYGGDWGRRNLGNTEPGDGWRYRGRGIKQTTGRHNYGEVKKVTGIDVIADPELLSNPATGVRAGCIYWDSRKCNKIADKDDIVALTKKINGGTNGLDDRRKALARAKEIVL, from the coding sequence ATGAAAAACGCAAAACGCGCGCAGCAACGACTGAAAGATCGCGGATATTCTCTGGCGGTAGATGGAGACTTTGGTCCCGTAAGCATGGCAACGCTGATGAGCTTCGTGGGTCAGAAGTCCAGCGTCAGCAGTCTGCGCAAGGATCTGGGCAAAGCCGCTCATGCTGAATTTCCCAAGGTCGATATCACCTCGCCGCTGCGGATCGCGCATGTGCTTGCCCAGCAATCGGTCGAGACAGGCGGGTTCTCCAAGATGACCGAGAGCATGAACTATTCGGTGCGCGGACTGCTGCTGGTGTTCTCGCGCAGCCGGATCAGCGAAGCCGATGCCAACCGGCTCGGTCGCAAGTCAGGCGAAGGCGCGTTGTCGGTGGAACGCCAGAGCGCCATTGCCAACATCCTCTATGGCGGCGACTGGGGCCGACGAAACCTCGGCAACACTGAGCCGGGTGATGGTTGGCGCTATCGCGGGCGCGGGATCAAGCAAACCACTGGCCGACACAATTACGGCGAGGTCAAAAAGGTCACCGGCATCGATGTGATCGCCGATCCTGAACTTTTGTCCAACCCGGCGACCGGTGTGCGTGCAGGCTGCATCTACTGGGACAGCCGGAAGTGCAACAAAATCGCCGACAAGGATGACATTGTCGCGCTTACCAAGAAGATCAACGGCGGAACCAATGGTCTGGATGATCGCCGAAAGGCACTGGCCCGGGCGAAGGAAATCGTGCTTTAA
- a CDS encoding RidA family protein yields the protein MSTRQRTTSGSPFEAEFGFCRAVRDGDRIIVAGTGPVEPDGSTTPGGAAEQAERCCALIVAAIEDLGGSADDVVRTRMLLTDFNDQEAVGSVHARYFGDARPAATMAGVAWLCRKEWKVEIEAEALIT from the coding sequence ATGAGCACAAGACAACGCACGACATCAGGGTCACCTTTCGAAGCGGAGTTCGGCTTTTGCCGCGCGGTCAGAGATGGCGATCGCATTATCGTCGCCGGGACCGGCCCGGTTGAGCCCGATGGCTCGACCACGCCGGGCGGTGCTGCCGAGCAGGCGGAAAGGTGCTGCGCATTGATCGTCGCGGCCATCGAAGATTTGGGCGGTTCAGCGGACGACGTGGTGCGAACCCGCATGTTGCTCACCGATTTCAACGATCAGGAAGCCGTTGGTTCAGTCCATGCTCGCTATTTTGGAGACGCGAGACCGGCTGCGACAATGGCCGGGGTCGCGTGGCTGTGTCGCAAGGAATGGAAGGTCGAGATCGAAGCCGAAGCCCTGATCACCTGA
- a CDS encoding NTP transferase domain-containing protein, whose translation MSDPINQQKVTALIMAGKRSGVLDPLAERAGVAQKCVVPVNGIAMIERVVSQVSACDRVGAIRIVAHEPDEIAQQPTIAKLLAEGRLTFAEGKFNIVDSVFSGAEGADFPLMITTADNCLVTPEGYSEFIGKCLEAEAGGAAGLARKEDVRAADPQGQAKFYQFKDGGYSNCNMYWLGSEQALSAAEIMREGGQFVKFPRRIIKAFGLMNLIRFRMGTGSKEKLFDQISRRFGIKLVPVVVSDGHYAIDVDNERTYAVTEKILKRREGDAAAG comes from the coding sequence ATGAGTGATCCAATTAACCAACAAAAAGTCACAGCCCTGATCATGGCAGGCAAGCGGTCGGGCGTGCTCGATCCACTCGCCGAACGGGCCGGTGTCGCGCAGAAATGCGTGGTCCCGGTGAATGGCATTGCGATGATCGAACGCGTTGTGAGTCAGGTTTCCGCATGTGACCGTGTCGGAGCGATCCGTATCGTCGCGCACGAACCGGATGAGATTGCGCAGCAACCGACGATCGCCAAACTGCTGGCAGAAGGTCGCCTGACCTTCGCCGAAGGCAAGTTCAACATCGTGGACAGCGTATTTTCAGGCGCAGAGGGCGCAGACTTTCCTCTGATGATCACGACGGCAGACAATTGCCTGGTCACCCCGGAAGGATATTCCGAATTCATCGGCAAGTGCCTCGAGGCCGAAGCTGGCGGAGCCGCTGGCCTCGCGCGCAAGGAAGACGTGAGGGCGGCCGACCCTCAGGGGCAAGCAAAGTTCTATCAATTCAAGGACGGCGGATACTCGAACTGCAACATGTATTGGCTCGGCAGCGAGCAGGCACTGAGCGCTGCCGAGATCATGCGCGAAGGTGGGCAGTTCGTGAAATTCCCGCGCCGGATCATCAAAGCGTTCGGCCTGATGAACCTCATCAGGTTCCGCATGGGCACGGGCTCCAAGGAAAAGCTGTTCGACCAGATTTCACGTCGCTTCGGCATCAAACTGGTTCCGGTGGTGGTGTCCGATGGTCACTACGCAATCGATGTCGACAATGAACGCACCTACGCAGTGACCGAGAAAATCCTGAAACGCCGTGAGGGTGACGCCGCTGCCGGTTGA